Proteins co-encoded in one Malus domestica chromosome 09, GDT2T_hap1 genomic window:
- the LOC103422911 gene encoding uncharacterized protein yields MRNTDHSFDIIAASTVTESCTEADLNERGESFNPNPETILIKYLFNKLAGRATPVEDVIRHIDSQKGMPPDANQIPPSLFCHGGENRSAYFYICAEVVLGDVKTERPTSNGYWKLLSNEQVHIQTSSDSDDDAVTVVHVGNVRTWRYYGRELRRPMRTASETCFKIREYYLNPELEPTTLIVTGVYLGCFFKKLCVCEFIDEDSELRLKQKCKVASLAISGGDPLFILPGHLPIGPRLICALLDAPKPRVDPFDTLFVRAPPPSPSSPWKEESDDEW; encoded by the exons ATGAGGAACACTGATCACTCATTTGATATAATTGCTGCTTCCACAGTGACCGAGTCATGTACGGAGGCCGATCTCAATGAGCGAGGTGAATCGTTCAATCCGAATCCAGAAACGATCTTGATCAAGTATTTATTTAACAAGTTGGCCGGACGGGCAACGCCTGTGGAAGATGTGATCAGACACATTGACTCGCAAAAGGGCATGCCTCCAGATGCTAATCAAATTCCTCCAA GTCTTTTCTGTCATGGAGGAGAAAACCGATCAGCATATTTCTACATATGTGCCGAGGTAGTTCTTGGTGATGTTAAAACAGAAAGGCCAACTTCTAATGGGTACTGGAAGCTGCTTAGTAACGAACAAGTGCACATTCAAACGTCCAGTGACAGTGATGACGATGCTGTAACTGTCGTTCATGTTGGTAATGTACGGACGTGGAGGTATTATGGAAGGGAACTTAGGAGGCCCATGAGAACAGCGTCTGAGACGTGCTTTAAAATTCGGGAATACTACCTGAATCCAGAGCTTGAGCCTACAACGCTGATTGTGACGGGAGTATATCTTGGatgttttttcaaaaaattgtgTGTTTGTGAATTCATAGATGAGGACTCAGAGTTGAGACTGAAACAGAAGTGCAAGGTAGCCTCATTGGCTATAAGCGGAGGTGATCCGCTGTTTATCTTGCCGGGACATCTCCCTATCGGCCCTAGACTAATATGTGCACTGTTAGATGCTCCGAAGCCCCGAGTTGATCCTTTCGATACTTTGTTTGTCAGAGCacctcctccctctccttcttctccatgGAAGGAGGAGAGTGACGATGAATGGTGA
- the LOC103422904 gene encoding uncharacterized protein — protein sequence MAVSSDFNMLEKALSVQEFYTAADLEMWGLEFEPKPDSLLIYYLFNKLIGKPLPTVEMIKHLVSGKKNFPDPTFIPPENFSFGSEKNKAFFFVPFVDEEADSSLRFTVRGSFWRFSSEKSINHLHNGEEVRIGTARTFIFFKNIQEEGGYEMVEYKLLNSKALGIDPRLIQSRSFNDLLQLYSIVAITCHDGNLEKIKKGIVAPALLTGGGHQIILPPDADIGAKESIAPLIDHISVNPDSRAPSPAPQLGLFGLETVSVLARTTGAAGEASTS from the exons ATGGCAGTATCATCAGATTTCAACATGCTCGAGAAGGCCTTGAGTGTCCAGGAGTTCTACACTGCTGCTGATCTCGAAATGTGGGGTTTAGAATTTGAACCCAAGCCTGACTCTCTCCTGATTTACTATTTGTTCAACAAGCTCATCGGAAAGCCACTTCCAACGGTAGAGATGATCAAACACCTTGTCTCCGGGAAGAAGAATTTTCCGGATCCCACTTTTATACCGCCGG AAAACTTCTCTTTTGGATCGGAAAAGAACAAAGCGTTCTTTTTTGTTCCATTCGTGGATGAAGAGGCTGATTCTTCCCTGAGGTTCACTGTTCGGGGGAGCTTTTGGCGGTTTTCTAGTGAGAAGAGTATTAACCATCTTCACAATGGTGAAGAGGTTCGTATCGGGACTGCAAGAACCTTTATCTTTTTTAAGAATATACAAGAGGAGGGTGGTTATGAGATGGTTGAATATAAGCTTCTGAACTCTAAGGCCCTTGGAATCGATCCAAGGCTGATACAATCAAGATCGTTCAATGATCTG CTCCAACTCTACTCCATCGTTGCCATTACATGCCATGACGGCAATTTGGAGAAGATCAAGAAGGGTATCGTGGCCCCTGCGCTGCTTACTGGTGGAGGTCATCAGATTATTCTGCCTCCCGATGCCGACATTGGAGCCAAGGAATCCATTGCTCCGCTTATCGACCACATCTCAGTCAACCCAGACAGCCGGGCTCCAAGTCCCGCTCCTCAACTTGGATTATTTGGACTAGAAACGGTTTCCGTTCTTGCACGCACCACGGGGGCTGCTGGGGAAGCTTCCACCTCCTAA